Within bacterium, the genomic segment AACCAACACATCCGGGCGAGATACTTCGCTATGAATATCTTGAAGAATTAAATATGACACAGCAGAAACTATCCGATACGATCGTAATAACACGGGTGAGAATTAATGAGATTCTCTTGGGTAAGCGATCAATAACCCCGGACGCAGCATTTCGACTATCAAAATTTTTTAATACAACGCCAGAATTTTGGATAAGATTACAAACAAATTATGACATGTGG encodes:
- a CDS encoding HigA family addiction module antidote protein; its protein translation is MLPENRQPTHPGEILRYEYLEELNMTQQKLSDTIVITRVRINEILLGKRSITPDAAFRLSKFFNTTPEFWIRLQTNYDMWNTL